Proteins encoded together in one Thermococcus sp. window:
- a CDS encoding ATP-binding cassette domain-containing protein, whose product MIEIRNVTFHYLRSTKPALDSVSLTIGDREFIGILGPSGSGKSTLALTLNGIIPNSIRGTFSGEVIIRDPKTGKVFKTTETPVPKLSTLVGLVLQNPESQLFNMTVEDEVAFALENLGLPREEIAKRVEWALKVTGLKGLEDEFPPNLSGGEKQRLAIASVIAMKPSHLVLDEPTSQLDPRGKREVLDVIKRLNREGTTVIIVEHDSRFLFRNADRLVVLSGGRIVLQGEPRKVAERIEELVEIGVKVPHSLLLSRALGLPPALSPEEFPSPTTRRG is encoded by the coding sequence ATGATTGAGATTAGGAACGTCACCTTTCACTACCTCCGCTCCACCAAACCGGCCCTAGATAGTGTTAGCCTTACTATTGGAGACAGGGAATTCATTGGAATCCTAGGGCCGAGTGGGAGCGGAAAGTCAACACTGGCCTTAACTCTTAACGGCATAATTCCAAATTCCATAAGGGGAACATTCTCGGGGGAGGTAATTATCAGAGACCCGAAAACTGGAAAGGTCTTCAAAACGACCGAAACGCCCGTTCCAAAGCTGTCAACACTCGTCGGCCTCGTCCTCCAGAACCCGGAGAGCCAGCTCTTCAATATGACAGTTGAGGATGAGGTGGCATTTGCACTCGAAAACCTCGGCCTTCCGAGAGAGGAGATTGCCAAAAGGGTCGAGTGGGCTCTAAAGGTTACCGGCCTTAAGGGACTGGAAGACGAGTTTCCTCCGAACCTTAGTGGGGGAGAAAAGCAGAGGCTCGCGATAGCATCGGTGATAGCGATGAAGCCAAGTCATCTGGTTCTTGACGAGCCAACGTCCCAGCTCGACCCGAGGGGCAAGAGGGAGGTTCTCGATGTCATAAAGAGACTCAACCGGGAGGGGACAACGGTTATTATAGTGGAGCACGACTCAAGGTTTCTCTTTAGAAATGCCGACAGGCTCGTGGTGTTGAGCGGTGGGAGAATTGTACTTCAGGGAGAACCGAGGAAGGTCGCGGAAAGGATAGAAGAGCTCGTTGAAATCGGCGTTAAGGTTCCTCACTCGCTTCTCCTTTCGAGGGCCCTCGGTCTTCCACCGGCCCTTTCTCCTGAGGAGTTTCCCTCGCCAACAACTCGGAGAGGCTGA
- a CDS encoding TrkH family potassium uptake protein — MLEFRKRINVSADLFVVRNLIGSILQGVGLAYLFPVLLVWFYPNQAEYVPYFAIPGMACILLGAWLSRHSSKVEDVNLRQAMIAAAFTWLFASFVSVVPFMNIAHMSFVDSYFESMSAWTGTGLTMMSHLSSYPKILLFWRAWMQWLGGIGIVLVALSILIRPGVAAARLYKAEARSERILPNLINTSKVIFEIYLVLTLVGSYLYYINGMNVFDALTHAMTGLGTGGMSTHDQSIGFFHSPAINAVTIFLMIMGAVNFTVHYRIFKSKSLKPFFDDIQVRYMFIFLIPAIAIIAYSLYQVGDSVGQALQGAVFHAVSAISCTGFQITSLSNYPEVAKFILAILMVIGGGAGSTAGGIKLIRVTLMYESLKWTIESAILPRGAVIKRKVGNYVFTEEDIQEVMSFTMTYLAFLLIGTIYTMLRVKTSLANALFEVASAQGNVGLSVGITSPSMPLDLKVLYILLMWIGRLEIFSTLVFIISVFLLFPKVGRK, encoded by the coding sequence ATGCTAGAATTCAGAAAGCGCATAAACGTCTCGGCAGACCTGTTCGTGGTAAGGAACCTTATAGGTTCAATACTCCAAGGAGTCGGACTCGCCTATCTGTTCCCGGTTCTTTTGGTGTGGTTCTATCCGAATCAAGCAGAATACGTGCCGTATTTTGCTATCCCTGGAATGGCCTGCATTCTCCTCGGGGCCTGGCTCAGCAGACACTCCAGTAAGGTTGAGGACGTGAATCTAAGGCAGGCAATGATTGCCGCCGCCTTTACGTGGCTCTTCGCTTCCTTTGTGAGCGTCGTTCCCTTCATGAATATAGCTCACATGAGCTTCGTTGATTCATACTTCGAGAGTATGAGCGCATGGACGGGAACGGGGCTAACCATGATGAGTCACCTCTCAAGTTACCCCAAGATACTCCTCTTCTGGCGCGCCTGGATGCAGTGGCTCGGTGGGATTGGAATAGTCCTTGTCGCCCTCTCAATTCTGATAAGACCGGGTGTCGCGGCGGCGAGGCTATACAAAGCCGAAGCGAGGAGCGAGAGGATTCTTCCAAACCTAATCAACACGTCAAAGGTGATATTTGAAATCTATCTAGTCCTTACCCTCGTCGGGTCTTACCTCTACTACATAAATGGCATGAACGTTTTTGATGCACTGACCCACGCCATGACTGGACTTGGGACGGGCGGTATGAGCACCCACGACCAGAGCATCGGCTTCTTCCACAGCCCTGCAATAAACGCCGTTACGATTTTTCTCATGATTATGGGTGCCGTTAATTTCACTGTTCACTACAGAATTTTCAAGAGCAAGTCCCTGAAACCTTTCTTTGACGACATTCAGGTTCGTTACATGTTCATCTTTTTAATCCCAGCCATAGCTATAATTGCCTACAGCCTCTACCAAGTGGGTGATTCAGTCGGACAGGCCCTCCAAGGGGCGGTGTTTCATGCGGTTTCGGCGATAAGCTGTACAGGTTTCCAGATAACGAGCCTCTCCAACTACCCTGAGGTTGCAAAGTTTATCCTGGCGATTCTTATGGTCATCGGCGGCGGAGCGGGAAGCACCGCGGGAGGAATAAAACTCATCCGCGTTACTCTGATGTACGAGAGCCTGAAGTGGACGATAGAGAGTGCAATCCTCCCGAGGGGGGCGGTTATAAAGAGGAAGGTCGGCAACTACGTCTTTACCGAGGAGGATATTCAGGAGGTCATGAGCTTCACAATGACGTATCTGGCATTCCTTCTTATAGGGACAATTTACACGATGCTCCGGGTTAAAACAAGCCTTGCCAATGCACTGTTTGAGGTCGCATCTGCTCAGGGCAACGTCGGGCTGAGCGTTGGCATAACATCTCCATCCATGCCCCTCGACCTTAAGGTCCTCTACATACTCCTCATGTGGATTGGAAGGCTCGAGATATTCTCAACGTTGGTTTTCATAATAAGCGTCTTCCTTCTGTTCCCGAAGGTGGGCAGGAAATGA
- the cyaB gene encoding class IV adenylate cyclase — translation MIEVEVKGYGNNDVFEKVRENFKFIRKEYHEDTYYQHPCRDFSKTDEALRIRVRRFNGHFEAFLTYKGPKIDPRSKTREEIEVPIEDPDAHARILESLGFREVLTVEKVREKYYVERGITLTLDEVEGLGKFVEIEAITDDKSKVPELVERLREILLELGVTRFERRSYLELLLEKGD, via the coding sequence ATGATTGAGGTTGAAGTTAAGGGATATGGTAATAATGATGTCTTTGAGAAGGTCAGGGAGAACTTTAAGTTTATAAGGAAGGAATATCATGAGGACACCTACTACCAGCATCCGTGCAGGGACTTTTCCAAAACCGATGAGGCTCTGAGGATTCGTGTAAGGCGCTTCAACGGCCACTTCGAGGCTTTCCTGACATATAAGGGGCCAAAAATTGACCCCCGGTCCAAGACCCGGGAGGAGATTGAAGTCCCGATTGAAGACCCGGATGCCCACGCGAGGATTCTGGAGTCCCTCGGGTTCAGGGAAGTTCTAACCGTTGAGAAGGTTCGGGAGAAATACTACGTCGAGAGGGGCATAACCCTTACCCTCGATGAGGTCGAGGGCCTTGGAAAGTTTGTAGAGATTGAGGCCATAACAGACGACAAAAGCAAGGTTCCCGAGCTTGTGGAGAGGCTGAGGGAAATTCTGCTTGAGCTTGGAGTTACGCGCTTTGAGAGGCGCTCCTACCTTGAGCTACTCCTGGAGAAGGGTGACTGA
- a CDS encoding lysyl aminopeptidase, producing MVNLELLKKIVEAPGVSGFEFLGIRDVVIEELKDYVDEIKVDKLGNVIAHKKGSEPKVMLAAHMDKIGLMVNHIDKEGYLHIVPVGGVDPRTLVAQRIRFFTEKGERFGVVGHIPPHLQKPEDRKKAADWDTIVVDVGADSREEAEELGFRVGTVGEFAPAFTQLSENRIATPYLDDRVCLYAMIETAKVLENHEADIYFVASVQEEVGLRGARVASYAIDPEIGIAMDVTFAKQVGDKGKIVPKLGGGPVMDAVGPNINPKLRAFADEVAKKYDIPLQVEASPRPTGTDANIMQINREGVATAVLSIPIRYMHSQVETADLRDIDLTIKLAKHLLEELRPMDLTP from the coding sequence ATGGTGAACCTCGAACTGCTCAAGAAAATCGTTGAGGCCCCGGGAGTTTCTGGATTCGAGTTCCTTGGAATTAGAGACGTTGTAATTGAGGAACTGAAGGACTATGTTGATGAGATTAAAGTCGACAAGCTCGGCAACGTCATAGCCCACAAGAAGGGCTCAGAACCGAAGGTGATGCTCGCAGCACACATGGATAAAATAGGCCTCATGGTGAACCACATAGACAAGGAGGGCTACCTCCACATAGTTCCGGTTGGGGGAGTTGACCCGAGAACGCTGGTTGCCCAGAGAATTCGCTTCTTCACCGAGAAGGGCGAGCGCTTTGGAGTAGTCGGCCACATTCCGCCCCACCTTCAGAAGCCCGAGGACAGGAAGAAAGCTGCGGACTGGGATACCATCGTCGTAGATGTGGGCGCTGACAGCAGGGAGGAAGCTGAGGAGCTCGGCTTCCGCGTCGGAACCGTCGGTGAATTTGCTCCAGCCTTCACCCAGCTCAGCGAGAACAGAATAGCCACTCCCTACCTCGACGACCGAGTTTGCCTCTACGCGATGATTGAAACTGCCAAGGTCCTTGAAAACCACGAGGCAGATATCTACTTTGTTGCAAGCGTCCAGGAAGAGGTAGGCCTTCGCGGAGCTCGCGTCGCTTCCTACGCGATAGACCCCGAGATAGGTATAGCCATGGACGTCACCTTCGCCAAGCAGGTGGGCGACAAAGGCAAAATCGTTCCCAAGCTCGGCGGTGGGCCCGTTATGGACGCCGTTGGTCCGAACATCAACCCCAAGCTGAGAGCCTTCGCCGATGAGGTGGCCAAGAAGTACGACATTCCACTCCAGGTAGAGGCCAGTCCGAGGCCGACGGGGACTGATGCAAACATAATGCAGATTAACAGGGAGGGCGTTGCAACCGCTGTGCTGAGCATACCGATAAGGTACATGCACAGCCAGGTCGAGACAGCCGATTTGAGGGACATTGACCTCACGATAAAGCTCGCCAAGCACCTCCTTGAGGAGCTTAGGCCAATGGACCTGACCCCGTGA
- a CDS encoding archaemetzincin family Zn-dependent metalloprotease, producing MIAVVSIGPLERWLIDGIVQFVSDYYSRFGISVEEVGEVPAEPFSVAFTPRRNQYLGRVFLPTLSSLATKLEAIAVVGITDLDLYEEGLNFIFGLANPSLRSAIVSVRRLRNEFYSLEPDENLLLRRAVKEVMHELGHVFGLPHCPNPKCVMHFSNSLVDTDVKGPLYCPICERKLIENLRKLGVLK from the coding sequence ATGATAGCGGTCGTTTCCATTGGCCCCCTTGAAAGGTGGCTTATTGATGGTATTGTCCAATTCGTAAGCGATTACTACTCCCGCTTTGGGATTAGTGTTGAAGAAGTGGGTGAAGTGCCGGCCGAGCCCTTCTCGGTAGCATTCACCCCCAGGAGGAACCAGTACCTCGGACGGGTCTTTCTGCCCACGCTTTCGTCACTCGCCACTAAACTCGAAGCGATTGCCGTTGTGGGAATCACCGACCTTGACCTCTACGAGGAGGGCCTGAACTTTATCTTCGGCCTCGCCAACCCCTCGCTGAGAAGCGCCATTGTCTCGGTTCGCAGGCTTAGGAACGAGTTTTATAGCCTAGAACCCGATGAAAACTTGCTCCTTAGGAGGGCGGTTAAAGAGGTCATGCACGAGCTCGGCCACGTCTTTGGCCTACCTCACTGCCCCAATCCTAAATGCGTCATGCACTTCTCGAACTCCCTGGTAGATACCGACGTCAAGGGGCCTCTCTACTGCCCCATATGTGAAAGGAAACTCATAGAGAATCTCAGAAAGCTGGGGGTGTTGAAATGA